From a single Anomaloglossus baeobatrachus isolate aAnoBae1 chromosome 4, aAnoBae1.hap1, whole genome shotgun sequence genomic region:
- the GPX3 gene encoding glutathione peroxidase 3, whose product MGAKFGLSWLLPCILTAVVQAHKDSDKSVNCYDSVTGTVYDYAALTLEGSQLVPFKQYEGKTLLFVNVATYUGLTMQYLELNALQDELGPNGLVILGFPCNQFGLQEPGSNEEIALGLKYVRPGNGFTPNFQMFEKGDVNGKKEQKVFTFLKNSCPPVGDVLGQPLNRLFWDDLKVNDIKWNFEKFLVGPDGRPMKRWHPRTAVNQVRKDVITYMKSQSDLQRIIRLEREEK is encoded by the exons ATGGGGGCTAAATTTGGATTGTCGTGGCTTCTGCCATGTATCCTCACTGCTGTTGTCCAGGCACATAAGGACAGCGATAAGTCG GTTAACTGCTACGATTCTGTGACGGGAACGGTCTACGACTACGCGGCTCTCACTCTAGAGGGGAGTCAGCTTGTCCCCTTTAAACAGTACGAGGGGAAGACACTCCTGTTCGTGAATGTGGCCACGTACTGAGGGCTCACCATGCAGTACCTAG AACTGAATGCACTACAAGACGAATTAGGACCCAATGGGTTGGTCATCTTGGGGTTTCCTTGCAACCAATTTGGTCTACAAGAACCTGGAAGTAATGAAGAAATTGCTCTAGGATTGAA ATATGTTCGTCCTGGTAATGGCTTCACTCCAAATTTCCAGATGTTTGAGAAAGGAGATGTTAATGGGAAGAAAGAGCAGAAAGTATTTACCTTTTTGAAG AACTCCTGTCCCCCTGTTGGAGATGTCTTAGGCCAACCATTAAATCGTCTCTTCTGGGATGATCTAAAAGTCAATGATATCAAGTGGAACTTTGAGAAATTCCTTGTTGGACCCGATGGACGTCCCATGAAACGATGGCATCCCCGAACAGCAGTCAATCAAGTCAGGAAAGATGTCATCACTTACATGAAATCCCAGTCGGACCTTCAAAGGATTATTAGGCTGGAAAGGGAGGAGAAGTAG